Below is a window of Plasmodium gaboni strain SY75 chromosome 11, whole genome shotgun sequence DNA.
NNNNNNNNNNNNNNNNNNNNNNNNNNNNNNNNNNNNNNNNNNNNNNNNNNNNNNNNNNNNNNNNNNNNNNNNNNNNNNNNNNNNNNNNNNNNataaatatatataaatatataaataaataaatataaatatatatatatatatatgtacatatttaccatatttttatttttttatttatttgtttatttttttaattataacCGTTTGGAATATTGTCGAGGTCATCTTCAGTTATGTTAATAGAAACTTCATCCGAATTATTGTTTATAATCTATAGaattgtatataaatattaaaatgtatgatttactaaaatataatatatgtaaatatatatttatatttatttgtttgtTTAATCATCGTATTATTCCTTTtacattattttgttcCTCTTCAAGTGTTTTGTTGTCGTTTTCGTTTCTGAGTTCACCCTTATTGAGACAAAGAATTTGTTTGGTTAAATATAACCActatgaaaaaataaaaaataagtaaaatatatttatttgttatttattatatgattaaggaggtaataatattttagTCACCATAAGGacacatacatatatatatatatatatatatatatatatatatgtgctTTAGTTaaatttcctttttttttattttatttattttttttttttttgttacCCAATTATTTATTGATTCCTCCGTATCGGAACTACATTTCcagaaagaaaaaaaaatatatatttgaaattaaatttttaaattgtATATCCTTaaaattacaaatatacatttttgaattattaCCAAAGTATTACTGAATCATCATTAACTGTTCaaagtaaaaatatatatatatatatataatacgatatttataataactagctgtttttactttttttttttttttttttttctttttttttttaacttACCAATGTTTAATGTCAAACATTCCACATCTGTTGATAAAATTACAATGGGGGTTATGATATCATTTAAAGAAATCTTTTCAAAGAATTTGGATCCcctacatatatatatatatatatatatatatatcattgtgtaacatatatatgaataatatattatgagaaaaaagtagatattttaaaatctatatttatgtttataattttttacttaaataattctatggcatcattttttaatatagCTGATACGGTGACATATTCATTATAGTcctaaatatatatatatatatgatttatatataaatataatattttgtcaaaacataaaataattacatatatatatatatatatatatataaatacatatatatagtgtatattttatttttttatggggactttttttttatgatatttCAAAATGCCTCTGTGTGTGTTGTcacaatatttataatcCTTATGTGTTAAGCAAAGGGAGAAGgacaaaattaaaaaaatggagaaacaaaaaattaaacacttcatttttaattacatataaaaaatataatatatatatatatatatatataatatttattacatttggatgttctaatttttttttttttttattatattaatatataaaagaacTTTACTATATATACCTATGTTTTGTTTTACTTTTTGTTTGTTTGAAAGTATAATCTCTTAAAATGTCCTACGTTTTATCATATAGAAATGAACAAAGGGTTCCAAATATTTTACGACATCGTAAGAAAATTTCtgaataaatatgaattgTATATACACgattatttattttttaaagaaagGATAAAGTTATatctattatttttttgcggaaagaattataatatgaagttttaaaaagtatcaacagaaaaaaaaaaaaaaaaaaaaaaaaaataaagaaaaaaaaaagcaaaagactaaaaaaaaagagaaaataaaataatataaaataaagaatgaaataatatatgaattaaaaaaattaaaacggtttaaaaatataaactattaaaaaaattttatgacaagctaaatattattataaaggcaattaataaaataataaggaCAACGTTACATATCAATTGTACCGTTGTACACACAAAGCACTGCCTGATATTGCTATAAAATatggaaataataaataaataaatataaataaataaatatatatatatatatatatatatatatgttaatttttatgtttttatttttttatttcatttttgtGATTACTTGATTAGGAAAAAACGCCTAATTCTTTGAGAAAACGTATATCCTATATCATCATGCAACAAATTTTGTgtcatattattatcaatataaGAATATGTTGAAGGGTTAATTAACCTTTGTGTATAATTATCTCTAATATCTGAATCATTATAAGTTCTCTCATGTATGTTttgaaaattattaatttcatAATAACATTGTTTAGAGTATTCTCTATCTTTATCAATTTGTAATTGTCTATAaatttcttcatttttttttttttcatttaataattcttctGTTTTCTGTTTCTCtattaattcattttcttttattattctttcctcataattttttttatgcATCTTTCTATACTCTGAGAGAATATCACCgttcataatattatcactCATTTTGATATGGTTTTCAAgagttaaaaaaaaaaaaagaatatatatataataattacaaaattaacaatatgttatatatttatatatatcttatatatgtattgtagtgtgtacatatatatgtatatatatatatatttatataaattgCCCTGGAAGAAATGATAAATTTTGTTTATCaattcatattatatataaaaaatatatatataggtAATATTTTGTACATATTTTTAGGGTACTTTAAAAAGAACTCGTggtttttatttttgtcGTACCAACATGTTtatttgtaaataaaaaagaaataatgcatataatatatatatataataataataataaatcggatatgttaatatatatatatatatatatatattttttttttttttgttctatatatatatatatatattatataggTACAATTTAAAAATCACAAGTTAAGAATTATTTTCTGAACgtttaataattaaaaataaaattttataagatattaaaaataaaaaaataaataaaacaaaagaaaaaaaaaaaaaatcgaaccaaaaaacaaacaaatattatacaaataaatgtagtggttatatatatataacaatttttatagaaaaaaaaaaaaaaaaaaaattaaaagtatataataaaaatgtacaattatatatataatatatatatatatatatatatatatatatatattatttatataactgttttaaaataatgttagttcccttttttcttattttaagaataaataaaaaaagaaaaaaagaattatattttttataaatatggaattcaaaatataatgaatatatgaaatatttttttttttttttttNNNNNNNNNNNNNNNNNNNNNNNNNNNNNNNNNNNNNNNNNNNNNNNNNNNNNNNNNNNNNNNNNNNNNNNNNNNNNNNNNNNNNNNNNNNNNNNNNNNNNNNNNNNNNNNNNNNNNNNNNNNNNNNNNNNNNNNNNNNNNNNNNNNNNNNNNNNNNNNNNNNNNNNNNNNNNNNNNNNNNNNNNNNNNNNNNNNNNNNNNNNNNNNNNNNNNNNNNNNNNNNNNNNNNNNNNNNNNNNNNNNNNNNNNNNNNNNNNNNNNNNNNNNNNNNNNNNNNNNNNNNNNNNNNNNNNNNNNNNNNNNNNNNNNNNNNNNNNNNNNNNNNNNNNNNNNNNNNNNNNNNNNNNNNNNNNNNNNNNNNNNNNNNNNNNNNNNNNNNNNNNNNNNNNNNNNNNNNNNNNNNNNNNNNNNNNNNNNNNNNNNNNNNNNNNNNNNNNNNNNNNNNNNNNNNNNNNNNNNNNNNNNNNNNNNNNNNNNNNNNNNNNNNNNNNNNNNNNNNNNNNNNNNNNNNNNNNNNNNNNNNNNNNNNNNNNNNNNNNNNNNNNNNNNNNNNNNNNNNNNNNNNNNNNNNNNNNNNNNNNNNNNNNNNNNNNNNNNNNNNNNNNNNNNNNNNNNNNNNNNNNNNNNNNNNNNNNNNNNNNNNNNNNNNNNNNNNNNNNNNNNNNNNNNNNNNNNNNNNNNNNNNNNNNNNNNNNNNNNNNNNNNNNNNNNNNNNNNNNNNNNNNNNNNNNNNNNNNNNNNNNNNNNNNNNNNNNNNNNNNNNNNNNNNNNNNNNNNNNNNNNNNNNNNNNNNNNNNNNNNNNNNNNNNNNNNNNNNNNNNNNNNNNNNNNNNNNNNNNNNNNNNNNNNNNNNNNNNNNNNNNNNNNNNNNNNNNNNNNNNNNNNNNNNNNNNNNNNNNNNNNNNNNNNNNNNNNNNNNNNNNNNNNNNNNNNNNNNNNNNNNNNNNNNNNNNNNNNNNNNNNNNNNNNNCTTTCTCCTTTTCCATTTCCTTTTCTTTCTCTTTTTCCATCTCCTTTTCGTTCtccttttctttttctttttttgatttccttttttcgtttataattaaattttgGTTTTCTTGCAAATTAAAGTGGTCATATGTTAAATCAATATACGGTTCCACATGTTTATCTGTAGacttatttatatttatcatttgatcttcttcatttttagAAGCATTATATGTATCATCTTGTTGTTGATCGgtttgtttttttcttcttcctttataatatttatcatCAAATTGTTTATCTTCtcctttattattttctgttttttttttttgagatgttttttttcttattacCTTTTGATTAACAGAATATATGttttgtttgtttttttttttatatatatgaagatataataaaaataatatagagAATATTATCACAATATGTAtgattataaaataaaaaaagtcATTTGGATTTTGTCTTATTTTATACCActtattaaaataaatagatattatttttattatatcaaataatttttcatatataaatgaaaataaatttgtAAGAAAATTCTGTATTACATTTTCTTGgtttaatttgttttttgaattattttcCATCTTAAAAGGAACTAATAAAATTGTAGtttgtatttttaaaacttataaaaaagtagaacatgtatgtatatacataaaaatgaataaatagataagtaaataaataaataaataaatatatatattaaatgtctattttaaatatgtaCGTTTAATTATGGAAGGGTGTACTACACAATAAGATTATATGATGAAGgattaataataaaatatataaactttcttttttcttgAAAATGTTGTAGAGATTAATATAAAAggtatattatttatataagtTTAAAACGTAGGGCATGACAAATGCAgatatatacaaatattttaacatgaatatgtatatatatatatatatatatatatatatatatatatgtatatttatttttattttattttttttttaagtttGCTCTACAATGCATGCTCATTTAACAAGGCAcgatttaaaaaaaaagaaaaaagaaaaaaacaaaacaaaacaaaacaaacagataagataaatataagaattGATACATAATTAATGagatattataatttttattatacatataaacaaaatagttacatttaaaaattaccaaaagaataaatatttgtatatacAAGTTGTCTTTTTTAAATGGTtaaaaggaaatatatatatatatatatatatatatatttttcaatttatatgacatatgtatgtatattatgagataaaaataaatggCATTTATATATACGAATATGTGAgaatttaaattattttaacaTGAGGAATAAAGAGGTAATTTTATAACCTCAACAACTGGATCTtattaaacataaatatatataaatatatataaatatatataaatatatatatatttttctttgtGTGCGTAATAATGAACAGCGTTTTGTCTTAATCTTTTATTCttacaatataatatatattaatatatatatatatataaaggaaGAAATGTCTAcacatatgtatatattacttttgtctttataattaaatatgCTATATTTAATGCATCcatgtgtatatattttatcattaaaCATAAGAAGGAGAGACAgttatgtttatataataattttaaaatttaagGAAAATTTAAAATGATTTGTATTAATAAGTCTTTGAGAAACAATTTTGTACCTTTAAATATTTACTGggttattttttttttttttattttttttttttaatccTTTAATATGTAGTggtataatttttattatatgaaaaaaaaaaaaatgaggaaatgtatataatataatataatataatataagaaaatggaataatatatatattatacatataaatatatatatatatatatatatatttttttttttttattcttctTTTTGATGTAAGGTTTAGAGTTTAAATATGGCAGAAAAGAATGTAgatgatataaatttaGAATGTGAAAATGACaaggaaaataatattttaacaGAAAAAAGATTAgttgataatattaaagaaaagaatatagaagaaataaaaaagaaagaagatgataataaagaaaagaatattatGTTTCATATAAAGAATGGTTTATGTGATTTAGAGAAGACTTTGAAGGGTGAAGGGTATGCATATAGTAATTTGATgtgtataaaaaaagatattgATTTTATACCtaagaatattattaaatatatacatttaaaatatataaatttatctcataataatataaaagatttagtatatttatattttttacctgatataatatttcttgatgtatcatataatatgttaaaagaaatagtagaattaaaaaaagatcatttaaaaaattgtatatatataaatttatcacataatttaatttcacatatgaataatatatttttaaataatcttgttgaatttaatatatcatataatagtataaataatataaatatatatttatctaatactataaagatattaaatttatctaataataatattaaaaatataaattttaaaaatacattatataatttattagATTTAGATATTTCTTCTAATCCAATAGAAAACTTAGACTTTTATAGATTCATACCAAATTTAGTTGTTTTAAgaataaatgataatacTACAATATCTATGGATAAGTTAAAgaatattaataattttaaatccttacaatcattatttatgaaaaattatttatacttTAAAGATATATCATATAAGGAAGTCAAACAAATACTATTACAAAATTCAAAGGATATCCATTTGTTATCATTCAATGGaaatcatttatataaaaaaacagATCCAATTGAACAAGCCACTGAATGAACTCAAAGTTACACCAAAtaaatagatatataaacatatatatataaatccATTTTATATACCACTTGACCTCTTCATATAGTtccatttatattttaagtcatatttgttcttataacttgtattttcttcttttatttaataaaaaagaaaaaaaaaaaaattctttttttttaatcaatcacataaataaatacaaatatatatatatatatacatttatttatacaaaaCATCTTAATGAGAATAATtatgaacaaataaaacatcttgtgtatttttttttttttttaataatgataagggagaaagaaaagaaaaggaaaGTGCACTACTTTGTTCATTATTAATAGCtttaagtatatataaatatttataataatgttttttcatatttctatatgatatttattatatgaaataaaaatatatatatattatatatatatatatatatatatatatatatatatatatattttatttttgttcctttttaaaaaaaaaaaatatctgtaacatatatttttttttttttttttttttttttttttttttttttttaattatttatttatttttttttttttttttttgtatgttaaaataaataaaaacagAAACAAATATGCACGAAATANNNNNNNNNNNNNNNNNNNNNNNNNNNNNNNNNNNNNNNNNNNNNNNNNNNNNNNNNNNNNNNNNNNNNNNNNNNNNNNNNNNNNNNNNNNNNNNNNNNNNNNNNNNNNNNNNNNNNNNNNNNNNNNNNNNNNNNNNNNNNNNNNNNNNNNNNNNNNNNNNNNNNNNNNNNNNNNNNNNNNNNNNNNNNNNNNNNNNNNNNNNNNNNNNNNNNNNNNNNNNNNNNNNNNNNNNNNNNNNNNNNNNNNNNNNNNNNNNNNNNNNNNNNNNNNNNNNNNNNNNNNNNNNNNNNNNNNNNNNNAGATAATATGATctatgataatataaataaatataatgtgTCAAATAATGCTGATTATCTCATTAAAGATAATGAAATGATGAATTATAATCAGATGGGTTATATTAACAAGAATGtgaaagaagaaaatatgaacaattTTAATGAGGGggattattattttattaaaggaaaaatgggaaatatagaaaatatgaataatttggaatatatggaatataataatataatgaataGTAACAATAACAATACTAATATTAGTAAGAAGAGAAGATCTAAAAAGAAAGATAATGTTGTTAAAGAGGATATAAAGAcagaaaataaattatatgaaatgAAAGATGGAAATACAAATAGAAAAAGGAGAAATAGTTATATGAGtgatgaaaaaagaaaagaaagaaaatcaactatatatgataataaaatgataccaaataatgataataataataatattaatgtggataataattttatgcatactaattatgaatatataaacaacaacagcaacaataataataataataataataatagtaataataatatgtatttatctaacaatttaaataatatgaattataaaaacTATACAAATGATGTAGATAACATTTCATATGTAAATGAATCTCTAAGTAATAATGATCAACATTATAATATGcataatttaataaatacTAATGGTGATAATCTTTATGctatgaataatatgaatatgggttttttaaaaaatcataCAAATGAGGATACAAACATAGAACAAGGTGAAGCATAtcttaataatattaatcaAGCATATGATAgtcaaaataataataataatacgACAAATGGtactactactactacaaataataatagtaatgataataataataataataatagtaatggtaataataataataataatagtaaNNNNNNNNNNNNNNNNNNNNNNNNNNNNNNNNNNNNNNNNNNNNNNNNNNNNNNNNNNNNNNNNNNNNNNNNNNNNNNNNNNNNNNNNNNNNNNNNNNNNNNNNNNNNNNNNNNNNNNNNNNNNNNNNNNNNNNNNNNNNNNNNNNNNNNNNNNNNNNNNNNNNNNNNNNNNNNNNNNNNNNNNNNNNNNNNNNNNNNNNNNNNNNNNNNNNNNNNNNNNNNNNNNNNNNNNNNNNNNNNNNNNNNNNNNNNNNNNNNNNNNNNNNNNNNNNNNNNNNNNNNNNNNNNNNNNNNNNNNNNNNNNNNNNNNNNNNNNNNNNNNNNNNNNNNNNNNNNNNNNNNNNNNNNNNNNNNNNNNNNNNNNNNNNNNNNNNNNNNNNNNNNNNNNNNNNNNNNNNNNNNNNNNNNNNNNNNNNNNNNNNNNNNNNNNNNNNNNNNNNNNNNNNNNNNNNNNNNNNNNNNNNNNNNNNNNNNNNNNNNNNNNNNNNNNNNNNNNNNNNNNNNNNNNNNNNNNNNNNNNNNNNNNNNNNNNNNNNNNNNNNNNNNNNNNNNNNNNNNNNNNNNNNNNNNNNNNNNNNNNNNNNNNNNNNNNNNNNNNNNNNNNNNNNNNNNNNNNNNNNNNNNNNNNNNNNNNNNNNNNNNNNNNNNNNNNNNNNNNNNNNNNNNNNNNNNNNNNNNNNNNNNNNNNNNNNNNNNNNNNNNNNNNNNNNNNNNNNNNNNNNNNNNNNNNNNNNNNNNNNNNNNNNNNNNNNNNNNNNNNNNNNNNNNNNNNNNNNNNNNNNNNNNNNNNNNNNNNNNNNNNNNNNNNNNNNNNNNNNNNNNNNNNNNNNNNNNNNNNNNNNNNNNNNNNNNNNNNNNNNNNNNNNNNNNNNNNNNNNNNNNNNNNNNNNNNNNNNNNNNNNNNNNNNNNNNNNNNNNNNNNNNNNNNNNNNNNNNNNNNNNNNNNNNNNNNNNNNNNNNNNNNNNNNNNNNNNNNNNNNNNNNNNNNNNNNNNataaatatattatatatagatatgtatctatatatctatttatttatttatataaatttatttgtCTGATTTCTTACATTTGTATTACCTTGAGTAACCTTGTCAATTTAGAGTCTCTGTAAggtatatgtatatttggaatattattcattttcatttttacattttcatttccacatattttattttccatatttttcgtaattttatttttagtACTTAATGCCATAATGACCCTATTAAGAATTGataatgtattatttatattaatcaactcttttttatttatcattctaaaaaaaaaaaaataaaagtaataaaacaataaaataataaaataataaaaatattttcagactgatatatatgaaaaggtatatattttatgttctccttattttatattaaaaataaaaattcaatttatttgttaaatataaatttttattcataatcatttgtttttcctttttttttttttttttttttttaactcAATATCGTTAAATTTTTCAGATCCAGCTAAATCGATAAAATTGATCTGTGAAattaattctttttctCTAAGGGGGACagggaaaaaaaaaatatacatatatagtacatatatatatatatatatatatatatatatatatatatatatgtgatatGTGTTTGGTTGTTTACTTAATATTCTTATGCTGATAAACTGTCAACAAACAATGAGATCTAGAGGACACCcgatttttttttgtagaATAAGTTTTTCTATATTTGAAGCATAAGTCGATTATTTCTTTGACCTGCGaaagataaatattaacaaaTGTAATAGAACTATTTTgtgtattatatatatatatatatatatacatatatattttttttttttatacatcttcaatattttttattggTAGGAGTGTTATATTCTCTACATAGgtctaatatatataaaaatgaaaaataaaaagaataatataatatatgtagatatatatgtttgtattttattttgtgattatataatgatttCCATATTAACATTTCCGTTTTCATCCTCtcttattatattatcatgAAATTGAGAATAATAAGTTATAGTATCATTAGTAGTTGTTGATATGTGATATAATTGAAATAATTTCCCtattatgataaataaagaaaaaaaaaaaaaaaatgaataaataatatattttaaaagggtaattatatatatatatatatttatatatttatatatttttatgtttaaCCTAGGTCTCTTATTTTTTCTAGATATATTTCAACAACCGATATGGATATTTCAGTGTCCTGAAGAgatacaaaatatataaatatatattatttttctaattATCATAACAGTTGTATGATATTTTGCATTACACactttatttatattttttaaatcaaAAAGATATTT
It encodes the following:
- a CDS encoding putative kinesin-like protein, coding for MNEHIKVFLRIKPNVENIIKLINEDCTVYKVQNNQLHLYEKKKSYNDMNELKTKTFNFNHIFDIHVKQNEIFDVLGKNLINNFMNGYNSSILAYGNTNSGKTYTLYGDRNIGEENQNYGLIYYSLKYLFDLKNINKDTEISISVVEIYLEKIRDLGKLFQLYHISTTTNDTITYYSQFHDNIIREDENGNTYVENITLLPIKNIEDVKEIIDLCFKYRKTYSTKKNRVSSRSHCLLTVYQHKNIKEKELISQINFIDLAGSEKFNDIEMINKKELININNTLSILNRVIMALSTKNKITKNMENKICGNENVKMKMNNIPNIHIPYRDSKLTRLLK
- a CDS encoding hypothetical protein (conserved Plasmodium protein, unknown function), with translation MENNSKNKLNQENVIQNFLTNLFSFIYEKLFDIIKIISIYFNKWYKIRQNPNDFFYFIIIHIVIIFSILFLLYLHIYKKKNKQNIYSVNQKVIRKKTSQKKKTENNKGEDKQFDDKYYKGRRKKQTDQQQDDTYNASKNEEDQMININKSTDKHVEPYIDLTYDHFNLQENQNLIINEKRKSKKEKEKENEKEMEKEKEKEMEKEK
- a CDS encoding hypothetical protein (conserved Plasmodium protein, unknown function), whose product is MSDNIMNGDILSEYRKMHKKNYEERIIKENELIEKQKTEELLNEKKKNEEIYRQLQIDKDREYSKQCYYEINNFQNIHERTYNDSDIRDNYTQRLINPSTYSYIDNNMTQNLLHDDIGYTFSQRIRRFFLINNIRQCFVCTTVQLICNVVLIILLIAFIIIFSLS
- a CDS encoding leucine-rich repeat protein — encoded protein: MAEKNVDDINLECENDKENNILTEKRLVDNIKEKNIEEIKKKEDDNKEKNIMFHIKNGLCDLEKTLKGEGYAYSNLMCIKKDIDFIPKNIIKYIHLKYINLSHNNIKDLVYLYFLPDIIFLDVSYNMLKEIVELKKDHLKNCIYINLSHNLISHMNNIFLNNLVEFNISYNSINNINIYLSNTIKILNLSNNNIKNINFKNTLYNLLDLDISSNPIENLDFYRFIPNLVVLRINDNTTISMDKLKNINNFKSLQSLFMKNYLYFKDISYKEVKQILLQNSKDIHLLSFNGNHLYKKTDPIEQATE
- a CDS encoding hypothetical protein (conserved Plasmodium protein, unknown function) is translated as MKCLIFCFSIFLILSFSLCLTHKDYKYCDNTHRGILKYHKKKDYNEYVTVSAILKNDAIELFKGSKFFEKISLNDIITPIVILSTDVECLTLNIVNDDSVILCSDTEESINNWWLYLTKQILCLNKGELRNENDNKTLEEEQNNIINNNSDEVSINITEDDLDNIPN
- a CDS encoding CCAAT-box DNA binding protein subunit B, whose product is DNMIYDNINKYNVSNNADYLIKDNEMMNYNQMGYINKNVKEENMNNFNEGDYYFIKGKMGNIENMNNLEYMEYNNIMNSNNNNTNISKKRRSKKKDNVVKEDIKTENKLYEMKDGNTNRKRRNSYMSDEKRKERKSTIYDNKMIPNNDNNNNINVDNNFMHTNYEYINNNSNNNNNNNNNSNNNMYLSNNLNNMNYKNYTNDVDNISYVNESLSNNDQHYNMHNLINTNGDNLYAMNNMNMGFLKNHTNEDTNIEQGEAYLNNINQAYDSQNNNNNTTNGTTTTTNNNSNDNNNNNNSNGNNNNNNS